In Zygosaccharomyces rouxii strain CBS732 chromosome D complete sequence, one DNA window encodes the following:
- the INP51 gene encoding phosphoinositide 5-phosphatase INP51 (similar to uniprot|P40559 YIL002C Saccharomyces cerevisiae INP51 Phosphatidylinositol 4 5-bisphosphate 5-phosphatase) — MRIFIGRSPRSIVLSSNGYNLSFRRIFGVSGNQQQQQQNIKTPVVALKSIPDHELTEENGYVEIKNRILNGLLGLVSVNGDLFVAVITGVQKVGFPRWRQEDGHIVTTENVYKVLDVDFHSLDTPVFDSLFQEISEQNYEKLTNEHPCGAFKKLFSDGTFYFSRNFDISNVLKSHGLAHSMDYTIDNQDKNFIWNSNLVTELINWRSRIAAEEKQCFDGEFLTFLMRGFYKTQVVDMVDSLATITLVSRISAESKQNAFDLDGIDEDGRVSNFIETEIIVTTSNFIFSYTQVNGNVPLFWETTEGQLLYGRKLKLTKSLEHTQAAFDRHFDNIASKYGVVSVVNLMKPKSESQESLGNGYKTCADLKGIKFTNVDYGSGLLTKTPHKLLYLLKQDIYEFGTVVYNRDKGVYIGKQTGVFRISAFDSIERPNTVERLVSREVLELATNELSGLDITSAFLKVHDRLWSENYYWIERTYSKNVRNPGKYKKIYTKLFSSKIKLYDPLHSTISHHLRQRRSTYTFERNISVFAGTFNLSGKVPAEDLSSWIFPEPGRQEDMYVIGLEEVVELTPGRMLTTDPYLKQHWEKIILSHLNSSGERKYGCPWSSQLGAIMLMLFVSETQYPRVKHIEGDVKKTGFGGMTSNKGAVAVSFKYSATKFCFLVSHLAAGLENVEQRHNDYKTIVKNIRFPSSLRIRDHDAIIWMGDFNYRILMPNEEVRRLIVERKYGSLFEKDQLNQQMIAGEAFPYYNEMEINFDPTYKFDPGTKTYDTSEKMRIPAWTDRILSRGEVLKQLTYGCAPDILFSDHRPVYATFSAQVTVVDEQKKAALSSYIYSKIAEKLATINEEEKIAILNAGGPLIDGIDEESVSTVHEDTPASAKHKRTLKPPSSELRRWWLGNGKQVKVVLDVDSKQYMVNPKKPVNPFMENEEPLFVQKPNHHT, encoded by the coding sequence ATGAGAATTTTCATCGGTAGGAGTCCACGTAGTATTGTACTGTCTTCTAATGGCTATAATCTGTCATTTAGGAGAATCTTTGGCGTTTCTGGGAAccagcagcaacagcaacagaaTATAAAGACGCCGGTCGTTGCTCTAAAATCCATTCCAGATCATGAATTAACGGAAGAGAATGGTTACGTTGAAATCAAGAATCGGATTTTGAATGGGTTACTTGGGTTAGTCTCTGTCAATGGTGATCTGTTCGTAGCCGTTATCACAGGTGTGCAGAAAGTGGGATTCCCGAGATGGCGGCAAGAAGATGGACATATTGTCACTACAGAAAATGTCTACAAAGTTCTAGATGTTGATTTCCACAGTTTGGATACCCCCGTATTTGACAGTTTAttccaagaaatttcagAACAAAATTACGAAAAGTTAACCAACGAACACCCCTGTGGTGCTTTCAAAAAACTGTTTAGTGATGGGACCTTTTACTTCTCAAGGAATTTTGACATTTCAAATGTGCTGAAAAGCCATGGTTTAGCACATAGTATGGATTACACTATTGACAATCAGgacaaaaattttatttggaattCGAACTTAGTGACTGAATTAATTAATTGGAGGAGCCGCATTGCTGCTGAGGAAAAGCAATGCTTTGATGGTGAATTTCTTACTTTTCTAATGAGAGGATTTTACAAGACTCAGGTAGTGGACATGGTTGATTCTCTGGCAACGATTACTTTGGTTTCTAGAATCTCAGCAGAAAGTAAACAAAATGCCTTTGATTTGgatggtattgatgaagatggtagGGTGTCCAATTTCATTGAGACTGAAATAATTGTTACTACTAgcaattttattttctcATATACACAGGTGAATGGTAACGTACCGCTTTTCTGGGAAACCACTGAGGGACAGCTTTTGTACGGGAGAAAACTCAAGTTGACGAAGAGCCTTGAACATACTCAAGCTGCATTTGATAGAcattttgataatattgCGTCCAAATATGGTGTTGTTAGTGTTGTCAACCTGATGAAACCTAAGAGCGAATCTCAAGAATCCTTGGGAAACGGGTATAAGACCTGTGCTGATTTAAAGGGAAtaaaatttaccaatgtAGATTACGGGTCTGGTCTTTTAACGAAAACACCACATAAATTGCTCTATTTATTGAAGCAGGACATTTATGAATTTGGAACTGTGGTCTACAATAGGGACAAAGGTGTTTACATAGGAAAACAGACGGGTGTTTTTCGAATTAGTGCATTCGACTCAATTGAAAGGCCTAATACTGTAGAGAGACTCGTGAGTCGAGAGGTTCTTGAGCTAGCCACTAACGAACTTTCCGGTCTAGACATTACCTCAGCTTTCCTTAAGGTGCATGATAGGCTTTGGTCAGAGAATTATTATTGGATCGAAAGAACTTATTCTAAAAATGTTCGAAATCCAGGGAAGTACAAAAAGATTTACACTAAATTATTCAGCTCCAAGATTAAACTTTATGACCCTCTTCATTCTACAATTTCACATCATTTGCGTCAAAGAAGGTCTACGtatacttttgaaagaaacATCAGCGTTTTTGCAGGAACTTTTAACCTAAGCGGCAAAGTTCCTGCAGAGGATTTAAGCAGTTGGATTTTTCCTGAACCAGGAAGACAGGAAGATATGTATGTTATTGGTTTGGAAGAAGTGGTTGAACTTACACCGGGCCGTATGTTGACGACGGATCCTTACCTGAAGCAGCACTGGGAAAAAATCATATTAAGTCATTTGAACAGTTCTGGCGAAAGGAAGTACGGTTGCCCGTGGAGCAGTCAACTGGGTGCGATTATGTTGATGCTTTTTGTGAGTGAAACGCAGTATCCTAGGGTCAAGCACATTGAAGGTGATGTTAAGAAGACAGGGTTCGGTGGGATGACTTCAAATAAGGGAGCAGTCGCCGTGagtttcaaatattctgCAACGAAGTTTTGTTTTCTAGTTTCCCATTTAGCTGCTGGGTTAGAAAATGTTGAACAGCGTCATAATGACTATAAAACCATCGTTAAAAATATTAGATTTCCAAGTAGTTTACGGATAAGGGATCATGACGCTATTATTTGGATGGGTGATTTCAATTACAGAATTTTGATGCCCAATGAGGAAGTAAGAAGACTCATTGTAGAGAGAAAATACGGAAGCCTCTTTgagaaagatcaattgaaccAACAGATGATCGCTGGTGAAGCTTTTCCTTACTAcaatgaaatggaaatcaACTTTGATCCTACTTACAAGTTTGATCCAGGAACTAAAACATATGATACCAGTGAAAAGATGCGTATTCCAGCATGGACCGATAGAATCCTTAGTAGGGGTGAGGTTTTGAAACAATTAACATACGGATGCGCCCCGGATATTCTCTTCTCAGATCACCGACCAGTATATGCAACTTTCTCTGCTCAAGTTACTGTGGTTGATGAACAAAAGAAGGCAGCATTATCCTCTTACATATATAGTAAGATTGCCGAAAAGTTAGCCACGattaatgaagaagaaaaaatagCAATCCTAAATGCTGGTGGTCC